The following coding sequences lie in one Leucoraja erinacea ecotype New England chromosome 20, Leri_hhj_1, whole genome shotgun sequence genomic window:
- the LOC129706847 gene encoding sodium/myo-inositol cotransporter 2-like isoform X1 — MSSDRREDMAANLWRDGTVVTAMSSPTSTVNPGQAVPEDQLLEVADIVVLVVYLLFVLAVGLWSMYRTKRNTVKGYFLAGKDMVWWPIGASLFASNVGSGHFIGLAGTGAASGIAVSAYELNGMVILILLAWFFLPIYIAAEVTTMPEYLLKRFGGRRIRLFITILYLFIYIFTKISVDIYAGAIFIQQALKWDLYIAVVGLLAITTLYTVGGGLAAVIYTDALQTIIMLIGALILMGYAFNEIGGYSALQETYFYAIPSVRDLNTTCGYPRKDAFHIFRDPVTSDFPWPGVLIGMTIPSIWYWCTDQVIVQRSLSARTLLHAKGGSLFAAYLKVLPVFVMVLPGMVSRVLFTDQVACADAETCRRICGNPVGCSDIAYPKLVMELMPGGLRGLMMSVMIAALMSSLTSIFNSASTLFTMDIWHHLRPLCSEWELMVVGRVFVLALVVLSVLWIPLVQMSQGGQLFMYIQSISSYLQPPVAVIFIAGCFWRRTNEMGAFWGLLLGVLIGCCRMVLDFIYPEPLCGQLDNRPLITKHVHYLHFSILLSVFTLIMVVAISLSTKPPHPEQIKRLTWFTHSDKVNSVASQAEADLPIPGVRRSDQKNQEEISNTNDITVMTEQLEEDKANSVEIINLSHIHISVGGSDKQRPKLISFLFWFCGMDKNEEAESAAHPEAPANVNMFKEEPHLRYFINANVIVCLSAAVFLFAYFA; from the exons ATGAG CTCTGATCGAAGGGAAGACATGGCAGCAAATCTGTGGAGGGATGGAACCGTGGTGACTGCAATGAGCAGCCCGACCAGCACGGTGAACCCTGGGCAAGCTGTGCCGGAAGACCAGCTGCTGGAAGTGGCTGACATTGTGGTTCTGGTTGTGTATTTGTTATTTGTCTTGGCTGTCGGACTCTGG TCTATGTACAGGACAAAGAGAAACACAGTGAAGGGCTACTTTCTAGCTGGGAAGGACATGGTGTGGTGGCCG ATTGGAGCCTCACTCTTTGCCAGTAATGTGGGAAGTGGACATTTCATTGGATTAGCTGGCACAGGTGCTGCCTCTGGGATTGCCGTCAGCGCATACGAGTTAAAC GGAATGGTCATTCTGATTCTGCTGGCTTGGTTTTTCCTTCCCATCTACATTGCAGCTGAG GTCACCACAATGCCTGAATATCTACTAAAGCGATTTGGAGGTCGAAGGATCCGACTCTTTATTACAATTCTCTATTTGTTCAtctatatatttacaaagatatcA GTAGATATCTATGCAGGAGCTATCTTTATACAACAAGCTCTCAAGTGGGATTTGTACATCGCCGTGGTTGGGTTATTGGCGATCACCACCCTCTACACTGTTGGAG GTGGACTAGCAGCAGTGATATATACTGATGCACTCCAGACCATCATCATGCTGATTGGGGCTCTGATTCTCATGGGATACG CTTTCAATGAAATTGGAGGTTACTCAGCACTGCAGGAGACATACTTCTATGCCATTCCAAGTGTTCGTGACCTCAACACCACCTGTGGCTATCCAAGAAAAGACGCTTTCCACATTTTCCGGGATCCTGTGACCTCTGACTTCCCTTGGCCGGGTGTACTGATTGGAATGACAATCCCTTCCATCTGGTATTGGTGCACAGACCAG GTCATTGTCCAGAGGTCCCTGTCTGCCAGGACACTCCTCCATGCCAAGGGTGGTTCCTTGTTTGCTGCCTATTTGAAAGTCTTGCCTGTCTTCGTAATGGTCCTCCCAGGCATGGTCAGCAGAGTGCTCTTTACAG ATCAGGTGGCTTGTGCTGATGCTGAAACCTGCCGTAGGATCTGCGGTAACCCAGTTGGTTGCTCGGACATTGCCTACCCGAAGTTGGTAATGGAGTTAATGCCAGGAG GACTACGTGGCCTGATGATGTCAGTCATGATTGCTGCTCTCATGTCCTCACTCACTTCAATCTTCAACAGCGCGAGCACTTTATTTACAATGGATATCTGGCATCACCTCCGGCCCCTCTGCTCCGAGTGGGAGCTCATGGTTGTTGGCAG GGTGTTTGTGCTGGCTCTGGTGGTGCTGTCTGTCCTCTGGATTCCTCTAGTGCAAATGAGCCAAGGTGGCCAGCTCTTCATGTACATCCAGTCCATCAGTTCCTACCTGCAGCCTCCGGTGGCAGTGATCTTCATTGCAGGATGCTTCTGGAGACGGACAAATGAGATG GGTGCATTCTGGGGCCTCCTCCTGGGGGTCCTGATCGGCTGCTGTCGAATGGTTCTGGATTTTATTtaccctgagcctctgtgtggtCAGCTGGACAACCGGCCACTGATCACCAAACACGTTCACTACCTCCACTTCTCCATCCTTCTCTCTGTCTTCACACTGATCATGGTGGTGGCCATCAGTCTCAGCACCAAGCCTCCGCACCCTGAGCAG ATTAAACGCTTGACCTGGTTCACCCATTCTGACAAAGTCAACTCTGTGGCAAGCCAGGCCGAAGCAG ATTTACCAATACCTGGTGTGAGACGATCTGATCAAAAAAACCAAGAGGAAATCAGCAATACAAATGACATCACTGTCATGACAG AACAACTTGAAGAAGATAAGGCTAATTCAGTGGAAATCATTAACTTGAGCCATATCCATATTTCAGTTG GTGGATCAGACAAGCAAAGGCCAAAACTGATTTCGTTTCTTTTTTGGTTCTGTGGGATGGATAAGAATGAAGAAGCAGAGAGTGCTGCACACCCCGAAGCACCAGCCAACGTGAACATGTTCAAGGAGGAACCTCATTTGCGCTATTTCATCAATGCTAATGTAATTGTGTGCTTGAGTGCTGCTGTTTTTCTCTTTGCTTACTTTGCTTAA
- the LOC129706847 gene encoding sodium/myo-inositol cotransporter 2-like isoform X3, with product MSSDRREDMAANLWRDGTVVTAMSSPTSTVNPGQAVPEDQLLEVADIVVLVVYLLFVLAVGLWSMYRTKRNTVKGYFLAGKDMVWWPIGASLFASNVGSGHFIGLAGTGAASGIAVSAYELNGMVILILLAWFFLPIYIAAEVTTMPEYLLKRFGGRRIRLFITILYLFIYIFTKISVDIYAGAIFIQQALKWDLYIAVVGLLAITTLYTVGGGLAAVIYTDALQTIIMLIGALILMGYAFNEIGGYSALQETYFYAIPSVRDLNTTCGYPRKDAFHIFRDPVTSDFPWPGVLIGMTIPSIWYWCTDQVIVQRSLSARTLLHAKGGSLFAAYLKVLPVFVMVLPGMVSRVLFTDQVACADAETCRRICGNPVGCSDIAYPKLVMELMPGGLRGLMMSVMIAALMSSLTSIFNSASTLFTMDIWHHLRPLCSEWELMVVGRVFVLALVVLSVLWIPLVQMSQGGQLFMYIQSISSYLQPPVAVIFIAGCFWRRTNEMGAFWGLLLGVLIGCCRMVLDFIYPEPLCGQLDNRPLITKHVHYLHFSILLSVFTLIMVVAISLSTKPPHPEQIKRLTWFTHSDKVNSVASQAEADLPIPGVRRSDQKNQEEISNTNDITVMTGGSDKQRPKLISFLFWFCGMDKNEEAESAAHPEAPANVNMFKEEPHLRYFINANVIVCLSAAVFLFAYFA from the exons ATGAG CTCTGATCGAAGGGAAGACATGGCAGCAAATCTGTGGAGGGATGGAACCGTGGTGACTGCAATGAGCAGCCCGACCAGCACGGTGAACCCTGGGCAAGCTGTGCCGGAAGACCAGCTGCTGGAAGTGGCTGACATTGTGGTTCTGGTTGTGTATTTGTTATTTGTCTTGGCTGTCGGACTCTGG TCTATGTACAGGACAAAGAGAAACACAGTGAAGGGCTACTTTCTAGCTGGGAAGGACATGGTGTGGTGGCCG ATTGGAGCCTCACTCTTTGCCAGTAATGTGGGAAGTGGACATTTCATTGGATTAGCTGGCACAGGTGCTGCCTCTGGGATTGCCGTCAGCGCATACGAGTTAAAC GGAATGGTCATTCTGATTCTGCTGGCTTGGTTTTTCCTTCCCATCTACATTGCAGCTGAG GTCACCACAATGCCTGAATATCTACTAAAGCGATTTGGAGGTCGAAGGATCCGACTCTTTATTACAATTCTCTATTTGTTCAtctatatatttacaaagatatcA GTAGATATCTATGCAGGAGCTATCTTTATACAACAAGCTCTCAAGTGGGATTTGTACATCGCCGTGGTTGGGTTATTGGCGATCACCACCCTCTACACTGTTGGAG GTGGACTAGCAGCAGTGATATATACTGATGCACTCCAGACCATCATCATGCTGATTGGGGCTCTGATTCTCATGGGATACG CTTTCAATGAAATTGGAGGTTACTCAGCACTGCAGGAGACATACTTCTATGCCATTCCAAGTGTTCGTGACCTCAACACCACCTGTGGCTATCCAAGAAAAGACGCTTTCCACATTTTCCGGGATCCTGTGACCTCTGACTTCCCTTGGCCGGGTGTACTGATTGGAATGACAATCCCTTCCATCTGGTATTGGTGCACAGACCAG GTCATTGTCCAGAGGTCCCTGTCTGCCAGGACACTCCTCCATGCCAAGGGTGGTTCCTTGTTTGCTGCCTATTTGAAAGTCTTGCCTGTCTTCGTAATGGTCCTCCCAGGCATGGTCAGCAGAGTGCTCTTTACAG ATCAGGTGGCTTGTGCTGATGCTGAAACCTGCCGTAGGATCTGCGGTAACCCAGTTGGTTGCTCGGACATTGCCTACCCGAAGTTGGTAATGGAGTTAATGCCAGGAG GACTACGTGGCCTGATGATGTCAGTCATGATTGCTGCTCTCATGTCCTCACTCACTTCAATCTTCAACAGCGCGAGCACTTTATTTACAATGGATATCTGGCATCACCTCCGGCCCCTCTGCTCCGAGTGGGAGCTCATGGTTGTTGGCAG GGTGTTTGTGCTGGCTCTGGTGGTGCTGTCTGTCCTCTGGATTCCTCTAGTGCAAATGAGCCAAGGTGGCCAGCTCTTCATGTACATCCAGTCCATCAGTTCCTACCTGCAGCCTCCGGTGGCAGTGATCTTCATTGCAGGATGCTTCTGGAGACGGACAAATGAGATG GGTGCATTCTGGGGCCTCCTCCTGGGGGTCCTGATCGGCTGCTGTCGAATGGTTCTGGATTTTATTtaccctgagcctctgtgtggtCAGCTGGACAACCGGCCACTGATCACCAAACACGTTCACTACCTCCACTTCTCCATCCTTCTCTCTGTCTTCACACTGATCATGGTGGTGGCCATCAGTCTCAGCACCAAGCCTCCGCACCCTGAGCAG ATTAAACGCTTGACCTGGTTCACCCATTCTGACAAAGTCAACTCTGTGGCAAGCCAGGCCGAAGCAG ATTTACCAATACCTGGTGTGAGACGATCTGATCAAAAAAACCAAGAGGAAATCAGCAATACAAATGACATCACTGTCATGACAG GTGGATCAGACAAGCAAAGGCCAAAACTGATTTCGTTTCTTTTTTGGTTCTGTGGGATGGATAAGAATGAAGAAGCAGAGAGTGCTGCACACCCCGAAGCACCAGCCAACGTGAACATGTTCAAGGAGGAACCTCATTTGCGCTATTTCATCAATGCTAATGTAATTGTGTGCTTGAGTGCTGCTGTTTTTCTCTTTGCTTACTTTGCTTAA
- the LOC129706847 gene encoding sodium/myo-inositol cotransporter 2-like isoform X2, with translation MAANLWRDGTVVTAMSSPTSTVNPGQAVPEDQLLEVADIVVLVVYLLFVLAVGLWSMYRTKRNTVKGYFLAGKDMVWWPIGASLFASNVGSGHFIGLAGTGAASGIAVSAYELNGMVILILLAWFFLPIYIAAEVTTMPEYLLKRFGGRRIRLFITILYLFIYIFTKISVDIYAGAIFIQQALKWDLYIAVVGLLAITTLYTVGGGLAAVIYTDALQTIIMLIGALILMGYAFNEIGGYSALQETYFYAIPSVRDLNTTCGYPRKDAFHIFRDPVTSDFPWPGVLIGMTIPSIWYWCTDQVIVQRSLSARTLLHAKGGSLFAAYLKVLPVFVMVLPGMVSRVLFTDQVACADAETCRRICGNPVGCSDIAYPKLVMELMPGGLRGLMMSVMIAALMSSLTSIFNSASTLFTMDIWHHLRPLCSEWELMVVGRVFVLALVVLSVLWIPLVQMSQGGQLFMYIQSISSYLQPPVAVIFIAGCFWRRTNEMGAFWGLLLGVLIGCCRMVLDFIYPEPLCGQLDNRPLITKHVHYLHFSILLSVFTLIMVVAISLSTKPPHPEQIKRLTWFTHSDKVNSVASQAEADLPIPGVRRSDQKNQEEISNTNDITVMTEQLEEDKANSVEIINLSHIHISVGGSDKQRPKLISFLFWFCGMDKNEEAESAAHPEAPANVNMFKEEPHLRYFINANVIVCLSAAVFLFAYFA, from the exons ATGGCAGCAAATCTGTGGAGGGATGGAACCGTGGTGACTGCAATGAGCAGCCCGACCAGCACGGTGAACCCTGGGCAAGCTGTGCCGGAAGACCAGCTGCTGGAAGTGGCTGACATTGTGGTTCTGGTTGTGTATTTGTTATTTGTCTTGGCTGTCGGACTCTGG TCTATGTACAGGACAAAGAGAAACACAGTGAAGGGCTACTTTCTAGCTGGGAAGGACATGGTGTGGTGGCCG ATTGGAGCCTCACTCTTTGCCAGTAATGTGGGAAGTGGACATTTCATTGGATTAGCTGGCACAGGTGCTGCCTCTGGGATTGCCGTCAGCGCATACGAGTTAAAC GGAATGGTCATTCTGATTCTGCTGGCTTGGTTTTTCCTTCCCATCTACATTGCAGCTGAG GTCACCACAATGCCTGAATATCTACTAAAGCGATTTGGAGGTCGAAGGATCCGACTCTTTATTACAATTCTCTATTTGTTCAtctatatatttacaaagatatcA GTAGATATCTATGCAGGAGCTATCTTTATACAACAAGCTCTCAAGTGGGATTTGTACATCGCCGTGGTTGGGTTATTGGCGATCACCACCCTCTACACTGTTGGAG GTGGACTAGCAGCAGTGATATATACTGATGCACTCCAGACCATCATCATGCTGATTGGGGCTCTGATTCTCATGGGATACG CTTTCAATGAAATTGGAGGTTACTCAGCACTGCAGGAGACATACTTCTATGCCATTCCAAGTGTTCGTGACCTCAACACCACCTGTGGCTATCCAAGAAAAGACGCTTTCCACATTTTCCGGGATCCTGTGACCTCTGACTTCCCTTGGCCGGGTGTACTGATTGGAATGACAATCCCTTCCATCTGGTATTGGTGCACAGACCAG GTCATTGTCCAGAGGTCCCTGTCTGCCAGGACACTCCTCCATGCCAAGGGTGGTTCCTTGTTTGCTGCCTATTTGAAAGTCTTGCCTGTCTTCGTAATGGTCCTCCCAGGCATGGTCAGCAGAGTGCTCTTTACAG ATCAGGTGGCTTGTGCTGATGCTGAAACCTGCCGTAGGATCTGCGGTAACCCAGTTGGTTGCTCGGACATTGCCTACCCGAAGTTGGTAATGGAGTTAATGCCAGGAG GACTACGTGGCCTGATGATGTCAGTCATGATTGCTGCTCTCATGTCCTCACTCACTTCAATCTTCAACAGCGCGAGCACTTTATTTACAATGGATATCTGGCATCACCTCCGGCCCCTCTGCTCCGAGTGGGAGCTCATGGTTGTTGGCAG GGTGTTTGTGCTGGCTCTGGTGGTGCTGTCTGTCCTCTGGATTCCTCTAGTGCAAATGAGCCAAGGTGGCCAGCTCTTCATGTACATCCAGTCCATCAGTTCCTACCTGCAGCCTCCGGTGGCAGTGATCTTCATTGCAGGATGCTTCTGGAGACGGACAAATGAGATG GGTGCATTCTGGGGCCTCCTCCTGGGGGTCCTGATCGGCTGCTGTCGAATGGTTCTGGATTTTATTtaccctgagcctctgtgtggtCAGCTGGACAACCGGCCACTGATCACCAAACACGTTCACTACCTCCACTTCTCCATCCTTCTCTCTGTCTTCACACTGATCATGGTGGTGGCCATCAGTCTCAGCACCAAGCCTCCGCACCCTGAGCAG ATTAAACGCTTGACCTGGTTCACCCATTCTGACAAAGTCAACTCTGTGGCAAGCCAGGCCGAAGCAG ATTTACCAATACCTGGTGTGAGACGATCTGATCAAAAAAACCAAGAGGAAATCAGCAATACAAATGACATCACTGTCATGACAG AACAACTTGAAGAAGATAAGGCTAATTCAGTGGAAATCATTAACTTGAGCCATATCCATATTTCAGTTG GTGGATCAGACAAGCAAAGGCCAAAACTGATTTCGTTTCTTTTTTGGTTCTGTGGGATGGATAAGAATGAAGAAGCAGAGAGTGCTGCACACCCCGAAGCACCAGCCAACGTGAACATGTTCAAGGAGGAACCTCATTTGCGCTATTTCATCAATGCTAATGTAATTGTGTGCTTGAGTGCTGCTGTTTTTCTCTTTGCTTACTTTGCTTAA